In a genomic window of Mycolicibacterium neoaurum VKM Ac-1815D:
- a CDS encoding M23 family metallopeptidase, whose protein sequence is MRWAVTIVAAALAVAAPVSAEAARLSWPLRPAPAVTRGFDAPQPNWRPGHRGVDLGGADGQTVYAAGEGVVVFAAVLAGRPLVSVQHPGGLRTSYEPVEAAVRPGQHVSAGTALGTLRAGHPGCPVSACLHWGAMWGPAARADYIDPLGLLAGTPIVLKPISAR, encoded by the coding sequence ATGAGATGGGCGGTGACCATCGTCGCCGCGGCGCTGGCCGTCGCGGCACCGGTGTCGGCCGAGGCGGCGCGGCTGTCCTGGCCGTTGCGGCCCGCCCCCGCCGTCACCCGGGGTTTCGACGCCCCGCAGCCGAATTGGCGGCCCGGTCATCGGGGGGTCGACCTGGGCGGTGCCGACGGGCAGACCGTGTACGCGGCGGGCGAGGGTGTGGTCGTGTTCGCCGCGGTGCTGGCCGGCCGGCCGTTGGTATCGGTGCAGCATCCCGGCGGATTGCGGACCAGCTACGAACCCGTCGAGGCCGCGGTGCGCCCCGGGCAGCACGTGTCGGCCGGGACCGCATTGGGCACGCTGCGCGCCGGTCATCCCGGCTGCCCGGTGTCGGCCTGCCTGCACTGGGGGGCCATGTGGGGTCCGGCCGCACGGGCGGATTACATCGATCCGCTGGGCCTGCTGGCCGGGACGCCGATCGTGCTCAAGCCGATTTCGGCGCGCTGA
- a CDS encoding YraN family protein: METWTRAEIGALGEQIAADHLSSLGLTVLERNWRCRYGELDVIAFDPVFRVVVFVEVKARTSDRFGGIAYAVTPEKVRRLRRLAGLWLAAHPDGYAGLRLDVIGIRFGRSREPELRHLEAVG, encoded by the coding sequence ATGGAAACCTGGACCCGCGCCGAGATCGGGGCTTTGGGCGAGCAGATCGCGGCGGATCATCTGAGCTCGCTCGGTTTGACGGTGCTGGAGCGTAATTGGCGGTGCCGATACGGCGAGTTGGATGTGATCGCGTTCGATCCGGTGTTTCGGGTCGTGGTGTTCGTGGAGGTGAAGGCGCGCACCAGCGATCGGTTCGGCGGTATCGCGTATGCCGTCACCCCCGAGAAGGTGCGCCGGTTGCGGCGGTTGGCGGGGCTGTGGCTGGCGGCGCATCCCGACGGCTATGCCGGGCTGCGCCTCGATGTGATCGGAATCCGATTCGGGCGCAGCCGGGAGCCGGAGCTGCGTCATCTCGAGGCGGTCGGCTGA
- a CDS encoding GAF domain-containing protein, with protein sequence MSHAEPHKTDSTPALSGIAPQLEELAARLGVKSVLVMRSDPDSMVVAATAGEATKHYTVGAAGKKAGADDSRTPLYCERVVDTDEALFVEDSRVDAIFAGNEDETEFGLHNYLGVAVHDADGRVVGTVCVLDDTAREYTADERAELDRVRAEVEKVVATDRDALG encoded by the coding sequence ATGAGCCACGCCGAGCCACACAAGACCGACTCCACCCCGGCCCTGTCCGGGATCGCGCCGCAGCTGGAGGAGTTGGCCGCGCGCCTGGGCGTCAAGTCGGTGCTGGTGATGCGCTCGGATCCGGACTCGATGGTGGTCGCGGCCACCGCCGGAGAGGCGACCAAGCATTACACCGTGGGTGCGGCGGGTAAGAAGGCCGGCGCCGATGACAGCCGGACCCCGCTGTACTGCGAGCGGGTGGTGGATACCGATGAGGCGCTCTTCGTTGAGGATTCGCGTGTTGACGCCATCTTTGCCGGTAACGAGGACGAGACCGAATTCGGATTGCACAACTATCTCGGTGTTGCCGTGCACGATGCCGATGGGCGAGTGGTCGGCACGGTCTGCGTACTGGACGACACGGCGCGGGAGTACACCGCCGATGAGCGTGCTGAGCTGGACCGGGTGCGCGCCGAGGTCGAGAAGGTGGTGGCCACCGACCGCGACGCGCTGGGATGA
- a CDS encoding YifB family Mg chelatase-like AAA ATPase translates to MALGRAFAVAIRGLDGITVEIEADITSGLPGVFLVGLPDTALQEARNRVRAAITNCDNSWPDTRLTLALSPATLPKGGSAYDLALASAVMSAQLKQQWPALEKTVLLGELALDGRVRPVNGVLPAVLAAKRDGWPAVVVPVGNLAEASLVDGIEVWGVQSLRQLHAWFKGAGRLTGRIEDVETPSAPPCPDLADLIGQTEARMAVEIAAAGAHHLLFTGPPGIGKTMLAQRLPGLLPVLTDEESIEVTAIHSIAGTLSPDTPLITRAPFIAPHHSSTVAAMVGGGTGLARPGAVSRAHRGVLFLDECAEIATSVLEALRTPLEDGEIRLARRDGVARYPARFQLVMAANPCPCAPTNPADCLCNPGAKRRYLGKLSGPLMDRVDLKVEMHAIRSGAFTHDMAEPTAAVRDRVAMARATAADRWQRLGVRTNAEVPGTALRTTFRPGKATMAVLRAAVDRGKLNLRGADRTLRIAWSIADLAGAQSPTPEHVATALSFRQGGAR, encoded by the coding sequence ATGGCGTTGGGACGGGCGTTCGCGGTGGCCATCCGCGGGCTGGACGGCATCACGGTGGAGATCGAGGCCGATATCACCAGCGGTCTTCCGGGGGTGTTCCTGGTGGGGTTGCCCGATACCGCGTTGCAGGAGGCACGGAACCGGGTGCGGGCGGCGATCACCAACTGCGATAACAGCTGGCCCGACACCCGGTTGACGTTGGCGCTGTCGCCGGCGACGTTGCCCAAGGGCGGCTCGGCCTATGACTTGGCGTTGGCCTCGGCGGTGATGTCGGCGCAGCTCAAGCAGCAGTGGCCGGCGTTGGAGAAGACGGTGCTGCTGGGCGAGTTGGCGCTCGATGGCCGGGTGCGGCCGGTCAACGGTGTGTTGCCCGCGGTGTTGGCGGCCAAGCGCGATGGTTGGCCCGCGGTGGTGGTGCCGGTCGGGAATCTGGCCGAGGCCAGCCTGGTCGACGGGATCGAGGTGTGGGGCGTGCAGAGTCTGCGGCAGTTGCACGCCTGGTTCAAGGGCGCGGGGCGGTTGACCGGTCGGATCGAGGATGTGGAGACGCCGTCGGCGCCGCCGTGCCCGGACCTGGCCGATCTTATCGGGCAGACCGAGGCGCGGATGGCCGTCGAGATCGCGGCGGCGGGGGCGCATCATCTGTTGTTCACCGGGCCGCCCGGTATCGGGAAAACGATGCTGGCGCAACGGTTACCGGGTCTGCTTCCGGTATTGACCGATGAGGAGTCCATCGAGGTCACGGCTATTCACTCGATCGCGGGCACATTGTCGCCGGACACCCCGCTGATCACCAGGGCGCCGTTCATCGCGCCGCACCACTCCTCGACCGTGGCGGCGATGGTCGGCGGTGGTACGGGACTCGCGCGCCCGGGCGCGGTCAGCCGGGCTCATCGCGGTGTGCTCTTCCTCGACGAGTGCGCCGAGATCGCCACCAGTGTGTTGGAAGCACTGCGAACTCCTCTGGAGGACGGCGAGATCCGACTGGCCCGTCGCGACGGCGTGGCCCGGTACCCGGCGCGGTTCCAACTGGTGATGGCGGCCAACCCGTGCCCGTGCGCACCCACGAATCCGGCCGATTGCCTGTGCAATCCGGGGGCCAAGCGGCGATATCTGGGCAAGCTGTCGGGCCCGCTGATGGACCGCGTCGATCTCAAGGTCGAGATGCACGCGATTCGCTCGGGCGCGTTCACCCACGATATGGCGGAACCGACCGCGGCGGTGCGCGACCGGGTCGCGATGGCCCGCGCCACAGCGGCCGATCGGTGGCAACGATTGGGTGTGCGGACCAATGCCGAGGTACCGGGAACGGCCTTGCGCACCACCTTCCGGCCCGGCAAGGCCACGATGGCAGTGCTGCGGGCGGCGGTGGACCGCGGAAAGCTCAATCTGCGCGGTGCCGATCGCACGCTGCGGATCGCCTGGTCGATCGCCGATCTTGCCGGCGCGCAATCACCGACTCCCGAGCACGTGGCCACCGCGTTGAGCTTCCGCCAAGGGGGTGCGCGATGA
- a CDS encoding superoxide dismutase, whose amino-acid sequence MAEYTLPDLDYDYGALEPHISGQINELHHSKHHATYVKGVNDAVAKLEEARAGDDQSAIFLNEKNLAFHLGGHVNHSIWWKNLSPNGGDKPEGDLAAAIDDQFGSFDKFRAQFTAAANGLQGSGWAVLGYDTLGQRLLTFQLYDQQANVPLGIIPLLQVDMWEHAFYLQYKNVKADYVKAFWNVVNWADVQDRYTRATTTTGGLIFG is encoded by the coding sequence GTGGCTGAATACACCCTGCCCGACCTCGATTACGACTACGGCGCCCTGGAACCCCACATCTCCGGCCAGATCAACGAACTGCACCACAGCAAGCACCACGCCACCTACGTCAAGGGTGTCAACGACGCCGTGGCCAAGCTCGAAGAGGCCCGCGCAGGAGACGACCAGTCGGCGATCTTCCTCAACGAGAAGAACCTGGCCTTCCACCTCGGCGGCCACGTCAACCACAGCATCTGGTGGAAGAACCTCTCCCCCAACGGCGGCGACAAGCCCGAAGGCGACCTCGCGGCCGCAATCGACGACCAATTCGGCAGCTTCGACAAGTTCCGCGCCCAGTTCACCGCCGCAGCCAACGGCCTGCAGGGCTCCGGCTGGGCCGTCCTGGGCTACGACACCCTCGGCCAGCGCCTGCTGACCTTCCAGCTCTACGACCAGCAGGCCAACGTCCCGCTGGGCATCATCCCGCTGCTGCAGGTCGACATGTGGGAGCACGCCTTCTACCTGCAGTACAAGAACGTCAAGGCCGACTACGTCAAGGCCTTCTGGAACGTCGTCAACTGGGCCGACGTCCAAGACCGCTACACCCGCGCCACCACCACGACCGGCGGCCTCATCTTCGGTTGA
- the dprA gene encoding DNA-processing protein DprA: protein MTDDVRRAWAYLSRVAEPPNHELAKLVATHGPVEAAAIIRAGAEPDELRNAVSARRDIDRAAVDLEMLDRRGGRLITIDDPQWPHLAFGVFGSSKVTDRESGRSPLVLWALGPAALDDVAARSAAIVGTRACTSYGEHMAADLAAGLAERDVAVVSGGAYGIDGAAHRSVLGVEGITVAVLACGVDVSYPAGHSGMLHRIATSGLVLSEYAPGERPTRYRFLTRNRLVAALGGATVVVEAGVRSGAANTAAWARAMGRTVCAVPGPVTSAASAGCHVLIRNGTADLVGRAEEIVEIVGRIGELADDPEHPQMPLDGLSREEMLVYEALPARGLRSVEQIAVDAGVPPELVLGPLALLEIAGRVERRDGRWRITCD, encoded by the coding sequence ATGACCGACGATGTGCGGCGCGCCTGGGCGTACCTGTCGCGGGTCGCCGAGCCGCCCAACCACGAACTCGCGAAACTTGTTGCCACCCATGGTCCCGTCGAGGCCGCCGCGATCATCCGGGCCGGGGCCGAACCGGACGAGTTGCGTAACGCGGTATCCGCGCGCCGGGATATCGACCGTGCCGCAGTGGATCTGGAGATGCTCGATCGGCGCGGCGGCCGGCTGATCACCATCGATGATCCGCAGTGGCCGCACCTGGCGTTCGGGGTGTTCGGCTCGTCGAAGGTCACCGACCGCGAATCGGGCCGGTCACCGCTGGTGTTGTGGGCGCTGGGACCCGCGGCGCTCGATGATGTGGCGGCACGGTCGGCGGCCATCGTGGGAACCCGGGCGTGTACGTCATACGGTGAGCACATGGCGGCCGATCTGGCCGCCGGTCTGGCCGAGCGTGATGTGGCCGTGGTGTCCGGCGGTGCGTACGGCATCGACGGTGCTGCGCACCGCTCGGTGCTGGGGGTCGAGGGCATCACCGTGGCGGTACTGGCCTGCGGCGTCGACGTGTCCTACCCCGCTGGGCATTCCGGAATGCTGCATCGGATCGCGACGAGTGGTCTGGTGCTCAGCGAGTACGCGCCGGGGGAGCGGCCCACCCGGTACCGGTTCCTGACCCGAAACCGGTTGGTGGCCGCGCTCGGCGGGGCGACCGTGGTGGTCGAGGCGGGTGTGCGCAGTGGCGCGGCGAACACCGCCGCCTGGGCCAGGGCGATGGGCAGGACCGTGTGCGCGGTGCCCGGACCGGTCACCTCGGCCGCTTCGGCGGGGTGTCATGTGCTGATCAGGAACGGGACGGCGGATTTGGTCGGCCGGGCCGAGGAGATCGTCGAAATCGTGGGCAGGATAGGCGAACTCGCCGATGATCCCGAGCATCCGCAGATGCCCCTCGACGGATTGTCCAGAGAGGAGATGCTGGTGTACGAGGCGTTGCCCGCGCGCGGGTTGCGCAGCGTCGAGCAGATCGCTGTCGACGCGGGTGTGCCGCCCGAACTCGTGCTGGGACCGCTGGCGCTGCTGGAGATCGCCGGCCGGGTTGAGCGTCGCGACGGGCGGTGGCGGATCACCTGCGATTGA
- a CDS encoding DUF1206 domain-containing protein — translation MKTSASPVHGAVDRATDSDAFQYGARAGFAASGVLHLLLGYIILRLALGSGGNADQSGALATLAGQTGGQVMLWIAALGLFALGLWHLAEAVVGSKPTERSGDDDSPAWKRAKSVGLAVANIAIAFSALRFATGGGKSSGQQNSGMSAQLMQSGWGRAVLIVIGLGVLGVGVYHVYKGVSKKFFKDLRVSGGTGITAVGIAGYTAKGLVLAGAGILVIVATLQADPAKASGLDAAVKTLGQAPFGKFLLIIAAVGIAAYGAYSFVRSRYGRL, via the coding sequence ATGAAGACGAGCGCGAGCCCGGTCCACGGCGCGGTGGACCGGGCCACCGACAGCGACGCATTCCAGTACGGCGCCCGCGCCGGCTTCGCGGCCAGCGGCGTGCTACATCTGCTGCTCGGATACATCATCCTGCGGCTCGCGCTCGGCAGCGGCGGCAACGCCGATCAATCCGGTGCGCTGGCCACCCTGGCCGGCCAGACCGGCGGTCAGGTCATGCTGTGGATCGCGGCGCTGGGATTGTTCGCCCTCGGGCTGTGGCACCTGGCCGAAGCCGTGGTCGGATCCAAGCCGACCGAACGATCCGGAGACGACGACTCGCCGGCCTGGAAACGTGCCAAATCGGTCGGCCTTGCGGTCGCGAACATCGCAATTGCGTTCTCCGCATTGCGTTTCGCCACCGGAGGCGGTAAATCCAGCGGCCAGCAGAACTCGGGTATGTCGGCACAGCTGATGCAGTCCGGTTGGGGTAGGGCCGTGTTGATCGTGATCGGGCTCGGGGTTCTCGGTGTCGGCGTGTACCACGTCTACAAGGGCGTGTCGAAGAAGTTCTTCAAGGATCTGCGCGTCTCCGGCGGCACGGGTATCACCGCGGTCGGCATTGCCGGGTACACCGCCAAGGGGCTTGTACTCGCCGGTGCCGGGATCCTCGTCATCGTCGCCACCCTGCAGGCGGACCCCGCGAAGGCCTCCGGTCTGGACGCCGCGGTCAAGACTCTGGGTCAGGCGCCGTTCGGCAAGTTCCTGCTGATCATCGCGGCCGTGGGGATCGCAGCCTACGGCGCCTACAGTTTCGTGCGCAGCCGGTACGGACGGCTCTGA
- a CDS encoding tyrosine recombinase XerC, which translates to METLLEEFDEYLELNRGRSAHTRRAYLSDLRSLFEFTGGGLSTLTLPRLRSWLAAQAGAGAARSTLARRTSAVKTFTGWALHRGLLGTDPAARLQTPKSHRVLPAVLRQDQALDAMEALSIGAQQHDPLALRDRVIVELLYATGIRVSELCGLDVDDIDTARRLLRVLGKGNKERTVPYGEPAEDALTAWLQTGRPALATAHSGPALLLGARGGRLDQRQARTVVHQTMAAVDGAPDLGPHGLRHSAATHLLEGGADLRVVQELLGHSTLATTQLYTHVSVARLRSVHDQAHPRA; encoded by the coding sequence ATCGAGACCCTGCTCGAGGAATTCGACGAGTATCTCGAGCTGAACCGCGGCCGATCGGCACATACCCGCCGGGCCTACCTGTCGGACCTGCGTTCGCTGTTCGAATTCACCGGCGGCGGGCTGAGCACCCTGACCCTGCCCCGGCTGCGGTCCTGGCTGGCCGCGCAGGCCGGTGCCGGAGCGGCGCGCAGCACCCTGGCCCGGCGTACTTCCGCGGTGAAGACCTTCACCGGCTGGGCATTGCACCGCGGGTTGCTCGGCACCGACCCGGCCGCACGGTTGCAGACACCGAAATCGCACCGCGTGCTGCCCGCCGTGTTACGCCAGGACCAGGCCCTCGATGCCATGGAAGCGCTCAGCATCGGTGCGCAGCAACATGATCCGCTGGCCTTGCGGGACAGGGTGATCGTTGAGTTGCTGTATGCGACCGGGATCCGGGTCAGCGAGCTGTGCGGGCTGGACGTCGACGATATCGACACCGCGCGCCGGTTGTTGCGGGTCCTGGGCAAGGGCAACAAGGAGCGCACCGTGCCCTACGGCGAACCCGCCGAGGATGCGCTGACGGCCTGGCTGCAGACCGGTCGACCCGCGCTGGCCACCGCGCACTCGGGTCCGGCGCTGTTGTTGGGCGCCCGCGGCGGCCGGCTGGACCAGCGGCAGGCGCGCACCGTCGTGCACCAGACCATGGCCGCCGTCGACGGGGCGCCCGACCTGGGTCCGCACGGCCTGCGGCACAGCGCGGCCACCCATCTACTCGAAGGCGGCGCAGACCTTCGTGTGGTGCAGGAACTGCTCGGCCATTCGACATTGGCGACCACCCAGCTCTATACGCACGTCAGCGTGGCCAGGCTGCGCTCGGTGCACGATCAGGCGCACCCGCGGGCTTGA
- a CDS encoding DUF1206 domain-containing protein, translating into MTGPRWSAFKGAVNRATASRTVESIARIGYPVSGMLHLLIAYIIARIAFGFRGEADQTGALAVLAGQRGGSMSLWVVAFGLFALAMWRLAEVVLGLHPGESATADKRDTPLVNRLKALGLAVVYLALAFAAVQFAIGVGRQGSERAAGLSARLMQTGGGKAVLVAVGLAIAAFGGYFIYKGASRKFLGDLTVRGGQLMTVLGLVGHVAEGLVLSAAGISVIAASFLHDPARATGLDAAVRALGQTEYGQVTLLAAAVGFAAYGLYSIALTRYSRM; encoded by the coding sequence ATGACCGGCCCGAGGTGGAGTGCCTTCAAGGGCGCGGTGAACCGGGCCACCGCAAGTCGGACCGTCGAGTCGATCGCCCGCATCGGATACCCCGTGAGCGGGATGCTGCACCTGTTGATCGCCTACATCATCGCGCGCATCGCATTCGGGTTCCGGGGAGAAGCCGACCAGACCGGGGCATTGGCGGTGCTCGCCGGACAGCGCGGCGGGTCGATGTCGTTATGGGTGGTGGCATTCGGTCTGTTCGCATTGGCGATGTGGCGATTGGCCGAGGTGGTGCTCGGGCTGCATCCGGGTGAGAGCGCCACCGCGGACAAGCGGGATACGCCGTTGGTCAACCGGCTCAAGGCGCTCGGACTGGCAGTCGTCTACCTGGCGCTGGCCTTCGCGGCGGTGCAGTTCGCGATCGGCGTGGGCAGGCAGGGCAGTGAGCGGGCGGCCGGGCTGAGCGCGCGGCTGATGCAGACCGGTGGTGGCAAGGCCGTTCTGGTCGCCGTCGGGTTGGCGATCGCGGCGTTCGGCGGCTACTTCATCTACAAAGGCGCGTCGAGGAAATTCCTCGGCGACCTCACGGTGCGGGGTGGACAGCTGATGACCGTGCTGGGTTTGGTCGGTCATGTCGCCGAAGGTCTGGTGTTGTCAGCGGCGGGGATCTCGGTGATCGCGGCATCGTTTCTGCATGATCCGGCGCGGGCGACCGGACTGGATGCAGCGGTACGGGCGCTGGGGCAGACGGAATACGGCCAGGTGACCTTGCTGGCCGCGGCGGTGGGCTTTGCCGCCTACGGGTTGTACAGCATTGCGCTGACGCGGTATTCGCGGATGTGA
- the rpsB gene encoding 30S ribosomal protein S2, translated as MAVVTMKQLLDSGTHFGHQTRRWNPKMKRFIFTDRNGIYIIDLQQTLTYIDSAYEFVKETVAHGGSIMFVGTKKQAQESIAEEATRVGMPYVNQRWLGGMLTNFQTVHKRLQRMKELEAMEQTGGFEGRTKKEILMLTREKNKLERSLGGIRDMAKVPSAVWVVDTNKEHLAVAEARKLNIPVIAILDTNCDPDVVDYPIPGNDDAIRSAALLTKVIASAVAEGLQARSGAGKAEAGQDAAAEPLAEWEQELLAGATTGAAEGAPAAETTTDAS; from the coding sequence ATGGCCGTCGTGACCATGAAGCAGCTGCTCGACAGCGGCACCCATTTCGGACACCAGACCCGGCGCTGGAACCCCAAGATGAAGCGGTTCATCTTCACCGACCGCAACGGCATCTACATCATCGACCTGCAGCAGACGCTGACCTACATCGACTCGGCTTACGAGTTCGTCAAGGAAACCGTCGCCCACGGCGGCAGCATCATGTTCGTCGGCACCAAGAAGCAGGCGCAGGAATCGATCGCCGAAGAGGCGACCCGCGTGGGGATGCCCTACGTGAACCAGCGCTGGCTCGGCGGCATGCTCACCAACTTCCAGACCGTGCACAAGCGCCTTCAGCGGATGAAGGAGCTGGAGGCCATGGAGCAGACCGGTGGCTTCGAGGGTCGCACCAAGAAGGAAATCCTCATGCTCACGCGTGAGAAGAACAAGCTGGAGCGCTCGCTCGGCGGTATCCGCGACATGGCCAAGGTTCCCTCGGCCGTCTGGGTCGTCGACACCAATAAGGAGCACCTGGCCGTTGCCGAGGCTCGCAAGCTGAACATCCCGGTCATCGCGATCCTGGACACCAACTGCGATCCCGACGTGGTCGACTACCCGATCCCGGGTAACGACGACGCCATCCGGTCGGCCGCACTGCTCACCAAGGTGATCGCCTCCGCGGTCGCCGAGGGTCTGCAGGCCCGCTCGGGTGCCGGTAAGGCCGAGGCAGGCCAGGACGCCGCCGCCGAGCCGCTCGCCGAGTGGGAGCAGGAGCTGCTGGCCGGTGCCACCACCGGTGCCGCAGAGGGCGCTCCCGCCGCCGAGACCACCACTGACGCTTCCTAA
- a CDS encoding siderophore-interacting protein, translating into MAGRPIHTFEVISKLQLTPHMIRLVLGGVGFDTFKPGGFTDSYVKIVIVPADVDVVALPHPLTLDSFNELPESKRPTVRTYTVRSIDDATRQIAIDFVVHGELGVAGPWAAAAEPGQPVYLMGPSGAYAPDPAADWHLLAGDESAIPAISAALEALPPNAIGQAFIEVSGPDDVIEFVSPEGVDVHWIYRGGRADLVSEAQAGDHAPLIAAVKEAKWLPGQVQVFVHGEAQAVMHNLRPYLRKERGVEAKWASISGYWRRGRTEETFREWKSELAKAEAGQTD; encoded by the coding sequence ATGGCAGGACGCCCTATTCATACGTTCGAAGTGATCAGCAAGCTGCAGCTGACACCGCACATGATTCGCCTGGTGCTCGGCGGTGTCGGGTTCGACACCTTCAAGCCCGGCGGGTTCACCGACTCCTACGTCAAGATCGTCATCGTCCCGGCCGATGTCGACGTCGTGGCACTGCCGCACCCACTGACCCTCGACAGCTTCAACGAACTGCCCGAGTCCAAGCGCCCGACGGTGCGCACCTACACGGTGCGCAGCATCGACGATGCCACACGTCAGATCGCCATCGACTTCGTCGTCCACGGCGAACTGGGGGTGGCCGGTCCGTGGGCGGCGGCAGCGGAACCGGGCCAGCCGGTGTACCTGATGGGGCCCAGCGGCGCCTACGCACCCGACCCGGCAGCCGACTGGCATCTGCTCGCCGGTGACGAATCGGCGATACCCGCCATCAGCGCGGCGCTGGAAGCGCTGCCGCCCAACGCAATCGGCCAGGCCTTCATCGAGGTCAGCGGTCCCGACGATGTGATCGAATTCGTCAGCCCGGAGGGCGTCGACGTGCACTGGATCTACCGCGGCGGCCGCGCGGACCTCGTCAGCGAGGCACAGGCAGGCGACCACGCCCCGCTGATCGCCGCGGTGAAGGAGGCCAAGTGGCTGCCCGGACAGGTCCAGGTCTTCGTCCACGGCGAGGCGCAGGCGGTGATGCACAATCTGCGTCCCTACCTGCGCAAGGAACGCGGTGTCGAGGCCAAGTGGGCGTCCATCTCGGGCTACTGGCGCCGCGGCCGCACCGAAGAAACTTTCCGCGAATGGAAGTCGGAGCTAGCCAAAGCCGAGGCGGGCCAGACAGACTGA
- a CDS encoding lactate 2-monooxygenase, with protein sequence MAYGDYQLEIYLQGLAGVLPSYPILFAELEQRAEYALSPSVWSYVAGGAGDERTQRVNVTAFEHWGLIPRMGVGATERHLEIELFGLTLPSPIFMAPIGVTGICSQDGHGDLAVARAAARTGVPMTVSTLTADPLEDVAAEFGDTPGFFQLYTPKDRELAASLVSRAEKAGYKAIIVTLDTWVPGWRPRDLSTSNFPQLRGKCLSNYMSDPVFRAGLAQSPEENPQAAILKWVSTFGQPVTWDDLRWLRAQTELPLIVKGIQHPDDVRHSIDVGMDGIYCSNHGGRQANGGLPALDCLPEVIEAADGVPVLFDSGVRSGTDIVKALALGASAVGVGRPYVYGLALGGTDGVVHVLRSLLAETDLTMAIDGYRSLADLTPDTLRRVH encoded by the coding sequence ATGGCATACGGCGACTACCAGCTGGAGATCTATCTACAAGGGCTGGCGGGGGTGCTGCCGTCGTATCCGATTCTGTTCGCCGAACTGGAGCAGCGAGCCGAATATGCGTTGTCGCCGTCGGTGTGGTCCTACGTGGCCGGCGGGGCGGGGGATGAGCGCACCCAGCGAGTGAACGTCACCGCCTTCGAGCACTGGGGGCTGATCCCGCGGATGGGGGTCGGGGCCACCGAACGACACCTCGAGATCGAGTTGTTCGGGCTGACACTGCCGTCCCCGATATTCATGGCGCCCATCGGCGTCACCGGCATCTGCAGCCAGGACGGTCATGGTGACCTCGCCGTCGCCCGGGCCGCCGCGCGCACGGGGGTGCCGATGACGGTCTCGACCCTGACGGCCGACCCGCTGGAGGATGTCGCCGCCGAGTTCGGCGACACCCCCGGTTTCTTCCAGCTCTACACCCCCAAGGATCGGGAGCTGGCCGCAAGCCTGGTCTCGCGGGCCGAGAAGGCCGGCTACAAGGCCATCATCGTCACCCTCGACACCTGGGTGCCGGGCTGGCGCCCGCGCGACCTGAGCACCTCCAACTTCCCGCAGCTACGCGGCAAGTGCCTGTCCAACTACATGAGTGACCCGGTCTTCCGGGCCGGTCTGGCCCAGTCGCCCGAAGAGAATCCGCAGGCCGCGATCCTGAAGTGGGTCAGCACCTTCGGCCAACCCGTGACCTGGGATGACCTGCGCTGGTTGCGGGCCCAGACGGAACTTCCGCTGATCGTCAAGGGCATCCAGCACCCCGACGATGTCCGGCACTCCATCGACGTCGGTATGGACGGCATCTACTGCTCCAACCACGGCGGCAGGCAGGCCAACGGCGGGTTGCCGGCCCTTGACTGCCTGCCCGAGGTGATCGAGGCCGCCGATGGCGTACCGGTGCTCTTCGATTCCGGCGTCCGCAGCGGTACCGACATCGTCAAGGCGCTGGCATTGGGTGCCTCCGCCGTCGGCGTCGGACGGCCCTACGTCTACGGGCTCGCGCTCGGCGGCACCGACGGCGTGGTCCACGTGCTGCGGTCGCTGCTGGCCGAGACCGACCTGACGATGGCCATCGACGGCTATCGCAGCCTGGCCGATCTCACCCCGGACACGTTGCGGCGCGTCCACTAG